The Herbiconiux sp. A18JL235 region GGTCGTGGCCGGAGCGGTGCTGTGGTTCTCGACCCAGATCTGGCCCGACGTCGCGCCCGCGATGCCCGAGGGGCTCCGGTCGGTGGCGTTCTTGGTGCAGATGGCGTCGATTCCCGCAGCGGGGTGGATCTGGCTCGGGCTGATCAGCCGGGTCACCGCCCTGGCGCGCCGCCCCGCACGCGAGGCACCGGTGCCCCCGGGCTGGGAGGAGGACTACGACGGGTCGATGGTGCGCTTCTCGGCCGTGCCGATGCGCCTGCGCACCCTGACGCTGCAGATCGTCGCGCTCGTGATCGTGGGCGGTGTCGTCTGCACCGTGCTGCTCATCGCGTTCGACGACGTGGCGATGAGTCTCGGCCCGCGCATCCTGGTGATCGTGCTCGGGGCCGCGGTAGCGCTCCCCCTCTACGGGCTGCTGCGCCTGCGCAACGCCCGCCACACCGTCGCCTGCTCCGTCGCCTTCGGTGCGAAGCGGATGCGCGTGACGGCTGCCGGTTCCACTCTCGAGCTCGAGTACGCCCACCTCGCGGAACTCACCTGGGTGACGGGCACCGACTACGCGCGCGTCGAGGTCGTGGGGGTGCGAACCGCTGACGTCGTGCGGAAGTCGCTAGTGGTGGGAGTCGCTCGGCAGTCACCTGGGGTGGCGCCCGGGCTGCCCACGCTGTCGCGCCGCATCGTGCGCACACTCGAGGCTGCGGGCCTCACCCCTGTGTCGCAGCGCCGCAAGGGTACGAGCGTGTATCGGCGCAACGGAGTGGGAAACCGTCAGAACGCGCCATGACCTGACCCGTCTTCAGAGGTGCGTGCGGGCTCCGTTCAGCTCGGGCGCGGGCTTGTTCCAGAGGTCGAGGACGGCAGCGGCGAGGGTGGTGACGTCGGTGAAGCCAGGGAAGGTCTTCTCGGGGGAGGCGGCGCGCATCCGGTCGTCGACGAGGGCCTTCACGACGAAGACGGCCGCAGCCGAGCGCAGGCCCAAGGCGGACTGCCCGGCGGCGAAGCCCTGGGCGACGGAGCGCATCCACGACTCCGAAGCGGCCTTCGCGGCCGTGTAGCTCGCGCCCGAGGCGGTGGGGGCGTCGACGCTCTCGGAGGACACGAACACCACGCGGCCCGCCTGCGACGCGAGGAGCGCGGGGTAGAAGGCGCGCGTGGTGTTGCGGAGGGTGCGGAACGAGCGCTCCATGGCCTCCCAGCCCTCGTCGCTCTGGCCGACGATGCCGCGGCCGCCGACCCAGCCGCCGACGAGGTGCACGAGTCCGTCGACACCGCCGACACCGCCGTCGCCCTCGGCCGTGAGCCTGGCGGCGAGGGCGTCGACCGCCGCGCTGTCGGTGAGGTCGCACGCCTCGGTGGTGATGCCCGGCACGCGCGCGGCCAGTTCGGCGAGCTTCGAGGGATTCGATCCGAGTGCGACGACGGATGCGCCGGCCCCGATGAGGGCGGTCGACACCGCGGCACCCGATTCGCTGGTGGCACCGGCCACCACCACACGCCGGCCCGCCGCACCCGTCGCGCCTGCGCCCGCGATCGCCTCGTCACTCATGCGCTCATCCTCCCACCGACGCCCGAGCGCTCAGGCCGCAGCCCCCGTGATGCCTGCCGTCGACTCGATCACCGCGCGCATCTTCTTGTCGAGCGCCTCGTAGAACATCGAGAGCGGGAACTCGTCGTCGAGCACGGCGTCGGTGAGCCCGCGCGGCGGCCCGTCGAGCGGCAGCGCCTTCGGCCCCTCCGCCCACACGGAGGCGGGGTTCGGCGTGAGCGTCGAGGTGATGAGCTCGTAGGCGGCGAGCCAGTGCGCCGTCTTCGGCCGGTCGATCGACCGCCAGTACAGCTCGTCGATGGCGTCGCCGAGCGCCGTCACGGCGTCGGCCACCTCGGGCCAGTCGATGGTGAGCTTCGTGTCGGTCCAGTGCAGTACCCCGCGCTGGTGCAGCCAGGCGAACAGCAGCTGCCCGCCGAGGCCGTCGTAGTTGCGCACCCGCGACCCCGTGATGGCGAAACGGAAGATGCGGTCGAACAGCACCGCGTACTGCACCAGCTTCGCGTGCTCGCGCAGCGACTCGTCGGCCATCGACAACTCACCGCCCTCGAGCTCGCCCGCCGCCAGCAGGCCGCGCTCGATGCGCACCGCCTCGCGGAAGGCCGTGAGGTCGCAGCGGAGCTCCTCGAGCGAGTAGAGGAAGTAGGGCATGCGCTGCTTGATCATGAACGGGTCGAACGGCAGGTCGCCGCGCATGTGGGTGCGGTCGTGGATGAGGTCCCACATCACGAAGGTGCGCTCGGCGAGCTGCTGGTCGTCGAGCAGACGCTGCGCGTCGGCGGGCAGCTCGAGCCGGGTGACGGCGGCGGCCTCGCGCACCACGCGGCGGAACCGGGCGGCCTCGCGATCGGCGAAGATCGCGCCCCAGGTGTAGGCGGGAATGGTCGAGGTGGCCACCGACTCGGGGAAGAGCACGGCCGAGTTCGTGTCGTAGCCCGAGGTGAAGTCGA contains the following coding sequences:
- a CDS encoding SDR family oxidoreductase: MSDEAIAGAGATGAAGRRVVVAGATSESGAAVSTALIGAGASVVALGSNPSKLAELAARVPGITTEACDLTDSAAVDALAARLTAEGDGGVGGVDGLVHLVGGWVGGRGIVGQSDEGWEAMERSFRTLRNTTRAFYPALLASQAGRVVFVSSESVDAPTASGASYTAAKAASESWMRSVAQGFAAGQSALGLRSAAAVFVVKALVDDRMRAASPEKTFPGFTDVTTLAAAVLDLWNKPAPELNGARTHL
- a CDS encoding DUF6421 family protein; translation: MSARPAALGTQSIIGEPEVVEDARLVAESPAWLGLKAAVSSLQTLQAKDGSVPEPGDHDRAASLVDDVVREVAALTPAFPHDREYLDAVRADFAAWAAGGFGVPDFLSSLVAFHPEKHRVDGARHLVVFPMYTQNGSTNRHVEAVLVEVIWPSFIAELEAGDYSNALFVPIRFLDFTSGYDTNSAVLFPESVATSTIPAYTWGAIFADREAARFRRVVREAAAVTRLELPADAQRLLDDQQLAERTFVMWDLIHDRTHMRGDLPFDPFMIKQRMPYFLYSLEELRCDLTAFREAVRIERGLLAAGELEGGELSMADESLREHAKLVQYAVLFDRIFRFAITGSRVRNYDGLGGQLLFAWLHQRGVLHWTDTKLTIDWPEVADAVTALGDAIDELYWRSIDRPKTAHWLAAYELITSTLTPNPASVWAEGPKALPLDGPPRGLTDAVLDDEFPLSMFYEALDKKMRAVIESTAGITGAAA